The genome window GGACATGGCCCGGCTGGCCCGCGCGCAGGCGGCGGGTCTGGACGCGCTGGGCGTGCCGGCCGGCGGCCGAGTGGCGATCGTGTCCCACAACGCGGCCCGGCTGCTGGTGTCGTTCTTCGGCGTGTCCGGGTGGGGGCGCATCCTGGTGCCGGTCAACTTCCGGCTGGCCCCGGCCGAGGTGCGCTACATCGTCGAGCACTCCGGTGCCGACGTCCTGCTCGTCGACCCCGACCTGCGGCACCTGCTCGACACCGCGACCGCCAAGCACACCTTCGTGCTCGGCGAGGACGACGACACCGTCTTCGGCAGCACCGCCGAACCGGCCCACTGGGACGGCGACGAGGCGGCCACCGCGACGCTCAACTACACCTCCGGCACCACCGCCCGCCCCAAGGGCGTGCAGCTGACGCACCGCAACCTGTGGATCAACGCCACGGTCTTCGGCCTGCACACCACGCTGAACGACAATGACGTACTGCTGCACACGCTCCCGATGTTCCACTGCAACGGCTGGGGAATGCCCTACGCGCTCACCGGGCTCGGCGGCAGGCACGTCGTGCTGCGCAAGGTCGACGGCGCGGAGATCCTGCGCCGCGTCCGCGACCACGGCGTGACCATCCTGTGCGCCGCGCCCGCCGTGGTCACCGCCGCGCTCGACGCAGCCAAGGACTGGGAGGGCGAGATCCCCGGCCGCGACCGGGTGCGCATCGTCGTGGCCGGTGCCCCGCCGCCCACCAGGACCATCCAGCGCGTGCGCGAGGAGCTGGGGTGGGAGTTCATCCAGATCTACGGGCTCACCGAGACCGCTCCGCTGCTGACGGTCAACCGGATGCGCTCGGAGTGGGCGGAACTGGACGGCACCGAGCAGGCGCGCCTGCTCGGCCGTGCCGGGGCCCCGGCGATCGGGGTGCGCCTCGCCGTCGACGAAAGCGGCGAGGTGCTGGCGCGGTCCAACACCAACCTCGACGGGTACTGGGAGAACCCGGAGGAGACCGCGCGCGTCCAGGAGGGCGGCTGGTTCCACACCGGCGACGGCGGGACGGTGCGCGACGGCTATCTCACCATCGCCGACCGCAAGAAGGACGTCATCATCACCGGCGGCGAGAACGTGTCGTCCATCGAGGTCGAGGACGCGCTCACCTCCCACCCCGCCGTGCACGAGGTCGCGGTCATCGGCATCCCCGACGAGAAGTGGGGCGAGCTCGTCACGGCGCTCGTCGTCACCGACGACGACACCACCACGGCCGAGGACCTCATCGGCCACTGCCGCGAGCACCTCGCGGGGTACAAGTGCCCCAAGCGCGTCGACTTCATCGACGAGCTGCCCCGCACCGCGACCGGCAAGATCCAGAAGTTCAAGCTCCGCGAGCCGTTCTGGCGGGGCCACGAGCGCCAGGTCCACTGACCCCGGCGGGATCAGTGATCCGTTTGCGCTCACCGTGAAAGCGCGTGTGCGGCAACCGGGAACCGCTCTACCGTGCGGTTGTGGAAATCTTCGAAGTGGTTCCCGGTCTGCACCGCATCCGGTTTTCCGGCACGCCCGCCTACCTGCTCAACGCCTACCTCTGGCTGGACGAGCGGGAGGTGACGCTGATCGACGCCGGCGACCTCGGGCACGCGCCGCAGATCCTGTCGGCGCTGGAGCGGGTCGGGCGGTCCCCTGCGGAGCTGCGCCGGATCGTGCTCACCCACTACCACGTCGACCACACCGGTGCGGCGGCCGAGCTCGTCGAGGCGACCGGCGCGACCGTGGTGGCGGGTGCCGCCGACGCGCCCTACGTCCGAGGTGAGCTGCCCGGCCCGCCACCGGTGCTCACCGACGCCGAGCGGCCGCTGTTCGAGCAGGCCACGCCGGAGGGCAAGTCGCCGCAGGGCCCGCCGTGCCGGGTCGACCACGAGGTGTCCGAAGGCGACGTGCTGCCCTTCGCCGGTGGCTGCACGGTGCTGGAGCTGCCCGGCCACACGCCGGGGAGCATCGGGCTGCACCTGCCGCGTCAGCGGGTGCTGCTGACCGGGGACACCGTTGCGGGCTCGCCCGGAGGCCCGCCGATCCTCGGCGGGTTCAACGTCGACCGCGATCAGACGTGGCGGTCGCTGCGCCGGCTGGCCGAGCTGGACGTCGACGTCGCCTGTTTCGGCCACGGAGACCCGTTCCACGGCGATGTCGCGGCAGCCCTGCGCAACGCCGAAGATCCGTTGGGGTGAGCGCGGCACCGCCCGGCCGGACCGGCCAGGCGGCCCGGGTCGTCATCCGGCTTCGACCGCCGTGACCTTCATGGACTGAGAAGAACCCACCGCGCGGACCGCGACCGCCGCGCAGCTCGTGGAGCCGCGCGGCGGCGGGGTCGACCACCGGGCCGTGACAACCGGTCAGGCGGTTGCGGTGCGCTCGGAGACCGGGCGACGCCGGGCTCGCAGGTGGTGCACCACGACGGACAGGGTGGCCGCCAGGAAGACGACCTGCATCGCGGTGCGCGGGACGAGCTGGTCGTCCGCACCAGGCAGGATTGCCGCGACGGCGGCGTGGACGTTGGCCGGGAACATCACGACGAGCAGGACGCTCAGCCCTCCCGCCGCCCACGGCGCGGTGCGGTGCCACAGCAGCCCGGCGGCGCCCAGCAGTTCGAGGACGCCGGTGACGGTGACCAGCAGTTCCGGCGCGGGCAGGCCGGGCGGCACCATGCTGATCAGCTGCTCCCGCATGCCGATGAAGTGCGCGCCGCCGGTCAGCACGAACATCGCGGCGAGGCCGCCGCGCACCGCGACCGGCCAGCGCCTCAGCGGGCGCACGCCGACGGCTCCCGCCGCCAGCAGCAACAACGTGACAACGACCAGGGCGACCAGGGGAGCCATGGGATGACCTCTGTTCCGAAGAGGCGAACTTGTCCCTGTCAAGATGCACCGGCGGCCACAAACTTGTCAATGACTAGTTCCGGGTCGGCGCGTAGCATGCCCGGAGACGATCGCCTGGTGCGGTCATCCGGCGCGAAGGGGGCACACCGGCCATGTTCGACGATCTCGACCTCGACTCCCTGCGCCGGCGTTCGGGGGTCAAGTGGTCCGCGGCCGGCCCCGGCGTCCTGCCCGCCTGGATCGCCGACATGGACTTCCCCACCGCCGAGCCCGTGCGCGAGGTGCTGAGCCGGGAGCTGGACACCGAGCTCGGCTACCCCTGGTGGGACGACCGGCCCGACATGAACCCGCTCCGGGTGGCCTTCGCCGAGCGGATGCGGCAGCGCCACGACTTCGCGGTCGACCCCGCGCAGGTTCGGGTGTTCACCGAGCTGATCCAGGCGTTGCAGGTCGTGCTGCACCTCGGGACCGCCCCGGGCGACGCCGTGGCGATGCACACGCCGACGTACCCGCCCTTCCTGCAGTCCCTCACCGACATGGGCCGCGAACTGGTGCCTATTCCCATGGTCGACGACGACGGCGGCTGGGGCTTCGACGCCGACCGGCTGGCGCGGGACGTCGCCGCCCGCGGCTGCCGGGCGCTGGTGCTGGTCAACCCGCAGAACCCGACCGGCAGGGTGTTCACCCGCGCCGAGCTCGCCTCGATCGCCGACATCGCGGTGCGCCACGACCTGCTCGTCATCTCCGACGAGATCCACTCCGACCTCGTGCACGAACCGCACCGGCACGTCCCGATCGCCTCGCTCGGGCCGGAGATCGCCTCCCGGACGGTCACGCTCACCTCGGCGAGCAAGGGGTTCAACCTGGCAGGACTGCGCTGCTCGGTCGCCCTCATCGGCGACGCGCGCATCCGCCGTGCGCTGGCCGAGCAGCCGCCGATGCTGTTCGGCGAGGTGAGCTCGCTGAGCGTGCTCGCCACGCGGACCGCTTGGCTGGAGGGAGAACCCTGGCTGGCGCAGGTGCGTTCGACGCTCGACCGAAACCGGCGGATGATCGCCGACGCGCTGCCCAGCGGCGTCGGCCACCACAGCCCCCAGGCGGGCTACCTGGCCTGGCTCGACTGCCGCGAGCTCGGGCTCGGCGCGGACCCGGCGGCGTTCTTCCTCGCACACGCCGAGGTCATGCTCAGCTCCGGCCCCTCGTTCGGCCCCGGCGGCGACGGCTTCGCCCGTCTCAACTTCGCGACCTCGGGACCGATCCTCGAGGAGATCCTGCGGCGCATGCGCGCCGCCGTCGGACGCTGAGCAGGCACCTGACACGACGGGCGCATGCCGGGCGCTCAACGCATCCCGTCCACATCACACGTTGTGCGATCCATACCTCGCGAACGTGCTGTTCCAAGGCCGGGGTCCACCACCATCCACTTAGGACGACCGAGCCCCGCCCACTCGTTCAGCGCCAGGCACCCGTCGGCACGGCGGCCAGAAGGCGCGGTGCACCGGGCGGAGAAACCGGCGCCGCATCACAATCTCGCGGGTGCGTCGAACACCGAACGCAGTCCGGCCAGCAGGTAGTCGGCGTCGATCGGCTCCGCCACGGCGCGCTCGCCCAGCAGGGCCCGCACGCCGGAGCTGTCGAACCGGCGGTGGTGGCGCAGGTAGCGCTGCACCACCGGGTATGCCTGCAGGACCGCCTCCAGCGGCGAGGTGTCCGGTGGCGCGGCGGGCACGACCCGCAGGCGCACCGGTGCCATCCGTTCCAGCACCGCGAGCACGTCGGGGACCAGCATGTCGCGCTGGTGCACGACGTGGTGCACCAGCACTCCCGCCGACGGCGGGTGGTCGCCGAGCCGGGCCATCACCGCGGCCGCGTGCCGGGCCTGCACGAGGTTGACCGAGGCGGTGCGGTCGGCGGGCACACGCACCACCGGCTGGAGCTGCTCGGGCACCTCGCCCGAGAGCCCGAGCTGGGTGAGGTGCCGGTGCAGCAGCCGGGCGATCGTGGTGAGCGGGTTCAGCGGCATCTCGGCGCGGTGCGGCCGGTCGGTGATCAGCACGCTCGGCCGGTGCACGACGACCGGGCGTCCCCGGTCGACCGCCCAGTGCTGGACCAGGGTTTCCGCCTCGTACTTCGACCGCTCGTAGTTGCACTCG of Saccharopolyspora erythraea contains these proteins:
- a CDS encoding MalY/PatB family protein; translated protein: MFDDLDLDSLRRRSGVKWSAAGPGVLPAWIADMDFPTAEPVREVLSRELDTELGYPWWDDRPDMNPLRVAFAERMRQRHDFAVDPAQVRVFTELIQALQVVLHLGTAPGDAVAMHTPTYPPFLQSLTDMGRELVPIPMVDDDGGWGFDADRLARDVAARGCRALVLVNPQNPTGRVFTRAELASIADIAVRHDLLVISDEIHSDLVHEPHRHVPIASLGPEIASRTVTLTSASKGFNLAGLRCSVALIGDARIRRALAEQPPMLFGEVSSLSVLATRTAWLEGEPWLAQVRSTLDRNRRMIADALPSGVGHHSPQAGYLAWLDCRELGLGADPAAFFLAHAEVMLSSGPSFGPGGDGFARLNFATSGPILEEILRRMRAAVGR
- a CDS encoding DoxX family protein, whose protein sequence is MAPLVALVVVTLLLLAAGAVGVRPLRRWPVAVRGGLAAMFVLTGGAHFIGMREQLISMVPPGLPAPELLVTVTGVLELLGAAGLLWHRTAPWAAGGLSVLLVVMFPANVHAAVAAILPGADDQLVPRTAMQVVFLAATLSVVVHHLRARRRPVSERTATA
- a CDS encoding MBL fold metallo-hydrolase, translated to MEIFEVVPGLHRIRFSGTPAYLLNAYLWLDEREVTLIDAGDLGHAPQILSALERVGRSPAELRRIVLTHYHVDHTGAAAELVEATGATVVAGAADAPYVRGELPGPPPVLTDAERPLFEQATPEGKSPQGPPCRVDHEVSEGDVLPFAGGCTVLELPGHTPGSIGLHLPRQRVLLTGDTVAGSPGGPPILGGFNVDRDQTWRSLRRLAELDVDVACFGHGDPFHGDVAAALRNAEDPLG
- a CDS encoding AMP-binding protein; translated protein: MFFDLTIRDFLDRAELVYPDRVAVVDEPDQPAQSWGSLTYRDMARLARAQAAGLDALGVPAGGRVAIVSHNAARLLVSFFGVSGWGRILVPVNFRLAPAEVRYIVEHSGADVLLVDPDLRHLLDTATAKHTFVLGEDDDTVFGSTAEPAHWDGDEAATATLNYTSGTTARPKGVQLTHRNLWINATVFGLHTTLNDNDVLLHTLPMFHCNGWGMPYALTGLGGRHVVLRKVDGAEILRRVRDHGVTILCAAPAVVTAALDAAKDWEGEIPGRDRVRIVVAGAPPPTRTIQRVREELGWEFIQIYGLTETAPLLTVNRMRSEWAELDGTEQARLLGRAGAPAIGVRLAVDESGEVLARSNTNLDGYWENPEETARVQEGGWFHTGDGGTVRDGYLTIADRKKDVIITGGENVSSIEVEDALTSHPAVHEVAVIGIPDEKWGELVTALVVTDDDTTTAEDLIGHCREHLAGYKCPKRVDFIDELPRTATGKIQKFKLREPFWRGHERQVH
- a CDS encoding SDR family oxidoreductase; this translates as MSVDQRGVAITGATGFLGVHLVAELLDRHRRLIVLARRDRASVLDTMERRLRLLGVPERVLRELPERLKVVRVELTRPRLGLIPAAFQLLADRIDRIWHCAGDTTLDGSLSRLREVNVAGTRHVLDLAAAGERHPLVHHTSTIGVAGSRRYGLIPARVLDDEAGFECNYERSKYEAETLVQHWAVDRGRPVVVHRPSVLITDRPHRAEMPLNPLTTIARLLHRHLTQLGLSGEVPEQLQPVVRVPADRTASVNLVQARHAAAVMARLGDHPPSAGVLVHHVVHQRDMLVPDVLAVLERMAPVRLRVVPAAPPDTSPLEAVLQAYPVVQRYLRHHRRFDSSGVRALLGERAVAEPIDADYLLAGLRSVFDAPARL